One Devosia yakushimensis DNA window includes the following coding sequences:
- a CDS encoding DNA -binding domain-containing protein: protein MTRTTFLDAPPESPELTEYDRAHMKAYMRVLDAATEGADWREAVAVIFEIDPEVEPERARRVHDSHLARARWMTEHGYRKLLHGKPL from the coding sequence GTGACACGAACGACATTTCTAGACGCACCACCAGAGAGTCCCGAACTCACGGAATACGATCGCGCGCATATGAAAGCGTATATGAGGGTGCTGGACGCTGCTACCGAGGGAGCGGACTGGCGTGAAGCCGTGGCGGTGATCTTCGAGATCGATCCCGAGGTCGAGCCCGAGCGGGCACGGCGTGTGCACGACAGCCATCTCGCGCGCGCTCGCTGGATGACCGAGCATGGCTACCGCAAGCTGCTTCACGGGAAACCGCTATAG
- a CDS encoding helix-turn-helix domain-containing protein produces MDMRKLVGRNFARLRREKGLTQEDVEARSGFSQQYLSDLERGKRNPTVVTLYELAQALGTSHVNLVLDDQSD; encoded by the coding sequence ATGGATATGCGCAAGCTGGTCGGTCGGAATTTCGCCCGACTGCGTCGGGAGAAGGGCCTGACGCAGGAGGATGTTGAGGCACGCTCTGGTTTCAGCCAGCAGTATCTCAGCGATCTCGAACGCGGGAAGAGGAATCCGACCGTCGTAACACTCTATGAGCTTGCTCAGGCGCTTGGTACCAGCCATGTCAATCTTGTGTTGGACGATCAGAGTGATTGA